Proteins encoded together in one Penicillium digitatum chromosome 1, complete sequence window:
- a CDS encoding FluG domain-containing protein: MIVQFATVQLWSAIIGTRPGVLLPQDTSSPGNPVLGKRKRDNTFQSRPEGADGTKFFMHGDYRLAYCPIAQITAFAFHDGAFANTDLTLELIWRLRVSRGIPSLPLRWKPEVLNVPFLRCIERTPYGYGLDGSLPMTYDSNRHALKELGRDARFEDDVGQYNFRRWTANEVNSMLHAERDMMDPCSLL; encoded by the exons ATGATTGTTCAGTTTGCTACAGTCCAGCTCTGGTCCGCCATTATAGGCACGCGGCCTGGCGTCTTGCTTCCTCAAGACACTTCGTCGCCGGGCAATCCAGTTTTGGGCAAACGCAAACGGGATAACACCTTCCAGA GTCGACCGGAAGGTGCGGACGG AACCAAATTCTTCATGCACGGCGATTATCGATTGGCATATTGCCCGATAGCTCAAATCACTGCCTTCGCTTTCCACGATGGGGCTTTTGCCAATACCGACCTCACACTAGAGCTCATTTGGCGGCTACGAGTTTCAAGGGGCATTCCATCTCTTCCCCTCCGGTGGAAGCCCGAAGTTCTTAATGTACCCTTCCTTCGATGTATTGAACGCACCCCATACGGCTACGGACTCGATGGATCTTTGCCAATGACTTATGATTCAAATCGGCATGCGCTCAAGGAGTTGGGTCGAGATGCTAGATTCGAAGACGATGTTGGACAATACAATTTCCGCCGCTGGACGGCAAATGAAGTCAACAGTATGTTACATGCCGAACGCGATATGATGGATCCATGTTCGCTACTATAG
- a CDS encoding Phosphatidylethanolamine N-methyltransferase, with protein sequence MDQGLSTGAHQDFDGLRERNTRVDSTVGREALPAVGEVEIEDKDGKKSKTFGRTPDGTVFTVPQTHDMVSQLLLPSEPKNYGDLVVLILLAGHIWFLWALPAGAKIPVFAVTYLFWRLAYNAGIGWLLHNQSHHKTLIRWAEKTKVFVNPATGENPHPKLYNWIKRELETKIPQDYSFDNAPIEYNTWLVFRRLVDLILMCDFTSYCLFAIACGHQPVDESVLMTVLRWSAGIVLVLFNLWVKLDAHRVVKDYAWYWGDFFYLIDQELTFDGVFEMAPHPMYSVGYAGYYGISLMAASYKVLLISIIAHAAQFIFLVLVENPHIDKTYNPPPPRKRSPACVDSSSNLPTDLDTPTAPTPSEDQAPNATFSYSAKPPQSVHNLLGLHNLDLYRTTDSSIVLVQLLVFSITTLTPSTPGYQLLFVVIAAASRIWYSVGVGCILRNQSNTKSWTRHFVKYGDTPQEAWNQWKGTYHLSMVLCYSSFIAAVWKMYTLPADWGYGLVLFRHVLGAGLISLQIWTSVSIYESLGEFGWFYGDFFFDDSPKLTYNGIYRFLNNPERVLGLAGVWGAVLITSSGAVTFLALLSHILSLAFIQFVERPHMQKLYGRSLRQDAGLVKSLKRSLPPSLKHLHGSVDKMFDDSFEFIEEMLDNARPKLAAGVNTFVKDTTALFQKYPARVTISRIDADLAGFDVRDYSLSVEGTNALPFEESEKNKGREGVNARMPLDRRGDLKDLTFEYGSPIKVKWTAPLHHSKKDWIGLYRVTDNTSREVTRVSSQGRWVATNEGAYDNSTCEKGILTSDVVIPSTERHGQEPCEFASGEILLSGDKLFWTQGVFELRYHHNGMHNVMAISRPFEIRIRRSDEDETIANVDSLVEPAVENALLPVVRNCFDRDPEIAPETVDEQFGSLVERDGKFAKRVVFAVHQMFGIELAPEVVKADGNVRNLAWRICNAKKVLAPYSMSRSNGTTTPLEESKE encoded by the exons ATGGATCAAGGCCTTTCAACAGGGGCCCATCAAGATTTTGATGGACTACGTGAGAGAAACACACGCGTCGATTCAACAGTCGGTCGCGAGGCTTTACCAGCCGTTGGCGAAGTGGAGATTGAAGACAAAGATGGCAAAAAATCGAAGACCTTTGGGAGAACTCCCGATGGAACAG TGTTTACAGTTCCCCAGACTCATGACATGGTCTCCCAATTGCTTTTGCCTTCCGAACCAAAGAATTATGGTGATCTTGTGGTGTTGATTCTATTGGCGGGTCATATTTGGTTTCTCTGGGCACTCCCCGCAGGCGCCAAAATCCCGGTCTTTGCGGTCACCTACCTCTTCTGGCGCTTGGCTTACAATGCAGGAATCGGGTGGCTGCTTCACAATCAGTCGCACCACAAGACACTAATTCGATGGGCAGAGAAGACCAAAGTCTTTGTCAACCCAGCCACTGGGGAAAACCCCCACCCTAAATTGTATAATTGGATCAAGCGGGAACTGGAGACTAAGATCCCGCAGGATTACTCGTTCGACAATGCTCCAATTGAATACAACACCTGGCTTGTCTTTAGACGTCTGGTGGACTTGATTCTCATGTGTGACTTCACTTCTTACTGCCTTTTCGCGATAGCTTGTGGCCACCAACCCGTTGATGAGAGTGTGCTCATGACTGTCCTCCGGTGGTCCGCAGGTATTGTGTTAGTGCTGTTTAACCTCTGGGTCAAACTAGATGCGCATCGAGTGGTCAAGGACTATGCCTGGTATTGGGGTGATTTTTTCTACCTGATTGACCAAGAATTGACTTTCGACGGCGTGTTCGAAATGGCACCTCATCCCATGTACTCGGTTGGCTATGCGGGCTACTACGGAATCTCCCTTATGGCAGCCAGCTATAAAGTGCTGCTCATCTCGATCATTGCCCATGCAGCACAATTCATTTTCCTCGTTCTTGTGGAGAATCCACACATTGACAAAACTTATAATCCGCCACCACCCAGAAAGCGCTCACCTGCCTGTGTGGATTCTTCTTCCAACTTGCCCACCGATCTAGACACTCCGACAGCGCCAACTCCGTCTGAAGACCAGGCTCCCAACGCGACATTTTCGTATTCGGCCAAGCCGCCGCAGTCCGTGCACAACCTCTTGGGATTGCACAACTTGGATTTGTATAGAACCACGGATTCATCGATTGTGCTGGTTCAGCTTCTTGTATTCTCTATCACAACTTTGACACCGTCTACACCGGGGTATCAGTTGCTGTTTGTGGTCATTGCTGCTGCTTCCAGAATCTGGTATTCCGTAGGCGTTGGGTGTATCCTTCGGAACCAATCCAACACCAAGTCTTGGACAAGGCACTTCGTCAAGTATGGCGACACGCCGCAGGAAGCGTGGAACCAATGGAAGGGCACCTACCATCTCAGCATGGTCTTGTGTTACTCTAGCTTCATAGCTGCCGTGTGGAAGATGTACACACTCCCGGCCGATTGGGGATATGGCCTGGTTCTGTTCCGACATGTGCTCGGAGCTGGCCTGATCAGTCTGCAAATTTGGACTTCGGTCAGCATCTACGAGTCTCTCGGTGAATTTGGCTGGTTCTACGGGGATTTCTTCTTTGACGACTCACCCAAGCTCACCTATAATGGCATTTACCGCTTTCTCAACAACCCAGAGCGCGTTCTAGGCCTTGCAGGCGTGTGGGGTGCTGTTCTCATCACCAGTAGCGGAGCTGTCACTTTCCTCGCATTGCTGAGCCACATCCTTAGTCTGGCTTTCATTCAATTCGTCGAACGTCCTCATATGCAGAAGCTGTACGGTCGTAGTCTTCGCCAGGATGCGGGTCTCGTTAAGAGTCTGAAGCGGTCCCTGCCACCCTCTCTCAAGCACTTGCACGGAAGTGTGGACAAGATGTTCGACGACTCCTTCGAGTTCattgaggagatgcttgacAACGCCCGACCCAAACTCGCCGCGGGTGTCAACACTTTTGTTAAAGATACGACTGCGCTCTTCCAAAAGTACCCCGCTCGCGTCACCATTTCCCGAATTGATGCGGACCTGGCTGGATTCGATGTCCGCGATTATTCTCTATCCGTGGAAGGTACGAATGCTCTGCCATTCGAGGAGAGCGAAAAGAACAAGGGCCGTGAAGGTGTAAACGCGCGTATGCCCTTGGACCGCCGTGGTGATCTAAAGGACTTGACATTTGAATACGGCTCCCCGATCAAGGTCAAATGGACTGCCCCGCTCCACCACAGCAAGAAGGATTGGATTGGTCTTTACCGGGTCACAGACAACACATCACGAGAGGTCACTCGTGTATCATCGCAAGGCCGCTGGGTCGCAACCAATGAAGGCGCTTATGACAACTCGACCTGTGAAAAGGGGATCCTTACTAGTGATGTTGTTATCCCATCGACCGAGCGTCACGGCCAGGAGCCCTGCGAGTTCGCATCTGGCGAGATTCTTCTTTCTGGCGACAAGCTCTTCTGGACCCAGGGTGTCTTTGAACTTCGCTATCATCACAACGGCATGCACAATGTCATGGCTATCTCGAGACCATTTGAGATTCGCATTCGCCGGTCGGATGAGGATGAAACTATTGCCAATGTGGATTCTCTCGTGGAACCGGCTGTTGAGAATGCTCTGTTGCCCGTCGTTCGTAACTGTTTCGATCGTGATCCTGAAATCGCTCCGGAGACTGTTGATGAGCAGTTTG
- a CDS encoding Nucleotide binding protein Nbp35, putative, with product MAPYVEEFAEESLAVSSKVTPSLVAPEPEHCPGPESEQAGQGDACAGCPNQQICATAPKGPDPDIPIITERLSQIRHKILVLSGKGGVGKSTFSTLLAHAFAANPDSTVGIMDTDICGPSIPKMMGVESETIHISNAGWSPVWVTDNLGAMSVQFMLPNRDDAVIWRGPKKNGLIKQFLKDVDWGELDYLIVDTPPGTSDEHLSVNSLLKESGVDGAVVVTTPQEVSLLDVRKEVDFCRKAGIKVLGLVENMSGFVCPNCTHESQIFRATTGGGRRLAKKMGIPFLGSVPLDPRVGMACDFGESFVDNFPDSPASKAIKRVVRLVGQAVGENPNDVLPEDMID from the exons ATGGCGCCCTACGTGGAGGAATTCGCTGAAGAGTCCCTAGCAGTGTCGTCCAAGGTGACACCCAGCCTTGTCGCTCCCGAACCAG AACACTGCCCAGGCCCTGAATCTGAGCAAGCTGGTCAAGGCGATGCCTGTGCCGGTTGCCCAAACCAACAGATCTGCGCCACTGCGCCCAAAGGCCCCGACCCCGACATCCCAATCATCACCGAACGACTCTCCCAGATACGACACAAGATCCTTGTTCTCTCCGGAAAGGGAGGAGTGGGCAAATCTACGTTCTCAACCCTCCTCGCACACGCCTTCGCCGCCAACCCAGACTCCACTGTCGGCATCATGGACACCGATATCTGCGGGCCGTCGATCCCCAAGATGATGGGCGTGGAGTCAGAGACTATTCACATTAGTAACGCCGGCTGGAGTCCCGTCTGGGTGACAGATAATCTGGGTGCGATGAGCGTGCAGTTCATGCTACCCAACCGGGACGATGCGGTGATCTGGCGCGGGCCCAAGAAGAACGGACTGATCAAGCAATTCCTCAAAGATGTGGACTGGGGCGAGCTAGATTATTTGATTGTCGATACGCCTCCCGGGACCTCTGACGAGCATCTGTCCGTCAACTCTTTGCTGAAAGAGTCTGGCGTTGACGGTGCCGTGGTCGTGACTACCCCGCAGGAGGTCTCATTGCTGGATGTTCGCAAAGAGGTCGACTTCTGCCGCAAGGCTGGCATCAAGGTGTTGGGCTTGGTAGAGAACATGTCTGGATTTGTCTGTCCTAACTGCACCCACGAGTCGCAAATCTTCCGAGCGACAACTGGCGGCGGTCGCCGGCTTGCGAAGAAAATGGGCATTCCTTTCCTAGGCTCTGTCCCTCTGGATCCTCGCGTTGGAATGGCATGCGACTTTGGTGAGAGCTTTGTGGATAACTTCCCGGACAGTCCCGCATCCAAGGCAATCAAGCGCGTCGTGCGCCTGGTGGGACAAGCGGTTGGGGAGAACCCGAATGATGTTCTCCCAGAAGATATGATTGATTAA